The Brassica napus cultivar Da-Ae chromosome C7, Da-Ae, whole genome shotgun sequence genome has a segment encoding these proteins:
- the LOC106357980 gene encoding exonuclease 1-like, translating into MGIQGLLPLLKSIMAPVHIHDLEGCTVAVDTYSWLHKGALSCSRDLCKGLPTTRHMQYCMHRVNLLRHHGVKPLLVFDGGPLPMKLEQENKRARSRKENLARALEHEANGNSSAAYECYQKAVDISPSIAHQLIQVLRHENVDYVVAPYEADAQMTFLAITKQVDAIITEDSDLIPFGCPRIIFKMDKFGHGVEFQASNLPRNKELSLSGFSSQMLLEMCILSGCDYLQSLPGMGLKRAHTLITKFKSYDRVIKHLKYSTVSVPPLYEESFKKAMLTFKHQRVYDPKSEDVVHLSGISEDIGEDSDFVGPSMPQHIAKGIALGQLDPFTQLPFQAEGITPKLVVDAISRPRSFKPENLKKKLELPVQKNLLTKYFCFASLEAKRKFKAPRISPMSLTPTEESPSTTEDNSTDVDAPSSQTTNESPVYSLGENAGKVAEKRESPDYDAVERNYKDLDHKYVYQHVERQKKTKTDVVVRSKYFKQKQDDKSLKESLPCLNDCSVIGQRKTVNTVINKSSASKIEESDRAISTSSCERIYNDHEVAKEASIFAMNEVAERTTNRHEIDHQIDKEEQYPSVEILSAFSTPEDVIPLNSIGTYSFCGAATGKRKLEPEENLHKENLNSKHMRIDETDPGNAETSFETNNDVEKFGSNISHIGQYSEIAEKSVERFVSAISSFRYSGPGSRASGLRAPLKDIRNTCPSKGLSSKLDFSKFGYASSSATKSRRL; encoded by the exons ATGGGTATTCAAGGGCTTCTGCCATTGCTGAAATCGATTATGGCTCCGGTACATATCCACGACCTCGAGGGTTGTACCGTCGCCGTTGATACCTATTCATGGCTTCACAAAGGCGCCCTCTCTTGCAGCCGAGACCTCTGCAAGGGATTGCCAACCACCAG GCATATGCAGTACTGTATGCATAGAGTGAATTTACTCCGCCACCATGGAGTGAAGCCTCTTCTTGTCTTCGATGGAGGTCCGCTTCCTATGAAACTAGAACAAGAGAATAAGCGTGCTAG GTCCAGAAAGGAAAATCTTGCACGTGCATTAGAGCATGAAGCAAATGGAAATTCATCAGCTGCTTATGAGTGCTATCAAAAGGCTGTTGACATTTCACCTTCTATTGCACATCAGTTGATACAG GTTCTGAGGCACGAGAATGTCGATTACGTTGTTGCTCCTTACGAAGCTGATGCCCAGATGACTTTTTTGGCTATTACTAAGCAAGTTGATGCGATTATCACCGAGGATTCTGATCTTATTCCTTTTGGCTGCCCAAGA ATCATCTTTAAAATGGACAAGTTTGGTCATGGTGTTGAGTTTCAAGCCTCCAACCTGCCCAGAAATAAAGAGCTCAGCCTGTCTGGATTTTCAAGCCAGATGCTTCTCGAAATGTGCATATTGAGTGGCTGTGATTATTTGCAGTCACTTCCAGGAATGGGACTCAAAAGAGCTCATACACTCATTACAAAGTTCAAAAGCTATGATAGG GTAATCAAGCACTTAAAGTACAGCACAGTTTCAGTTCCTCCTCTTTATGAAGAATCATTCAAGAAAGCTATGCTTACTTTCAAGCATCAACGGGTCTATGACCCCAAATCTGAAGACGTTGTACACTTGTCTGGCATTTCTGAAGACATTGGCGAAGATTCAGACTTTGTAGGCCC ATCGATGCCACAACATATTGCTAAGGGTATAGCACTGGGGCAGCTTGATCCATTTACGCAGTTGCCTTTCCAG GCTGAGGGTATCACTCCTAAGTTGGTTGTTGATGCTATTTCCCGCCCCAGAAGTTTCAAACCTGAAAACCTGAAGAAAAAGCTTGAGTTGCCAGTCCAGAAAAACCTTCTCACCAAATATTTCT GCTTTGCATCTCTTGAGGCAAAAAGAAAGTTCAAGGCTCCGAGGATATCACCAATGTCTCTGACGCCAACAGAGGAGTCTCCAAGCACTACTGAGGACAATTCAACAGATGTGGATGCTCCTTCGAGTCAGACAACAAATGAATCCCCGGTTTACAGCTTG GGGGAGAATGCTGGCAAAGTTGCAGAGAAAAGAGAATCACCCGACTATG ATGCGGTGGAAAGGAATTACAAGGACCTTGATCATAAGTACGTTTACCAGCACGTGGAGAGgcagaagaagacgaagacggaTGTTGTAGTAAGAAGCAAATATTTCAAGCAGAAGCAGGATGACAAAAGTCTTAAAGAATCTCTCCCATGTCTCAATGATTGCTCTGTGATCGGCCAGAGAAAGACTGTTAATACTGTGATAAACAAGTCAAGCGCATCTAAGATAGAAGAGAGTGACAGAGCTATATCAACAAGTTCATGTGAGCGTATCTACAACGATCATGAAGTTGCCAAAGAAGCGAGTATCTTTGCCATGAACGAGGTGGCTGAGAGAACAACAAACAGACACGAGATAGACCATCAGATCGATAAAGAAGAACAGTACCCATCCGTTGAGATCCTTTCCGCCTTTAGTACACCCGAGGATGTTATACCTCTCAACTCCATTGGTACTTATAGTTTTTGTGGAGCTGCAACAGGGAAAAGGAAGCTTGAGCCAGAAGAAAACCTTCATAAG GAAAATTTGAACTCCAAGCACATGCGCATAGACGAAACAGATCCTGGTAATGCAGAAACATCATTTGAAACCAACAACGATGTTGAGAAGTTTGGATCCAACATTTCGCATATAGGGCAGTACTCGGAAATAGCAGAGAAATCAGTGGAAAGATTTGTCTCAGCTATATCATCTTTTAGATACTCTGGTCCTGGCTCTCGTGCTAGTGGTCTGCGTGCACCTCTCAAAGACATCCGCAACACTTGTCCGTCCAAAGG GTTATCTTCTAAACTGGACTTCAGCAAGTTTGGCTATGCATCAAGCAGCGCAACAAAATCAAGGCGATTGTGA